One Polypterus senegalus isolate Bchr_013 chromosome 10, ASM1683550v1, whole genome shotgun sequence DNA segment encodes these proteins:
- the selenoh gene encoding selenoprotein H isoform X2: MLRRSRLSIFTPRANLAAAMPSKGRKRKVQVNEEVPSADGVQETKKTKVASGDMKVVIEHCNSURVYPRNAVALQKAIEEAHPSIPVELNPLKPRRNSFEVTFVNAAGTEISLWSGLKKGPPRKLKFPDTAVVLDALKGAL, encoded by the exons ATGTTACGCCGTTCCCGCCTTAGCATCTTCACTCCTCGTGCCAATCTTGCAG CTGCAATGCCTTCAAAAGGTCGCAAAAGGAAGGTACAGGTGAATGAGGAAGTGCCCTCTGCAGATGGAGTGCAAGAAACAAAGAAGACCAAAGTGGCATCAGGAGACATGAAGGTGGTTATTGAGCACTG CAATAGCTGACGAGTATATCCGCGCAATGCTGTTGCCCTGCAAAAGGCTATTGAAGAGGCACACCCCAGTATACCTGTGGAGTTAAACCCTCTCAAGCCTAGGCGAAAcagttttgaagttacatttgtGAATGCTGCTGGAACAG AAATAAGTTTATGGTCTGGCCTTAAGAAGGGTCCACCGCGCAAACTGAAATTTCCTGATACAGCAGTTGTCCTCGATGCTTTAAAAGGAGCACTTTAA
- the selenoh gene encoding selenoprotein H isoform X1: MAMLSVEQRVRCVRLFSITGSVSEVQRRMLEEFGPPEVHRDTISQINEIFDRTGSANHPNNPGPSKSVRTDDIKNCLRAELESSPHKSESSRQLSAKLNIGKTSVLRMLHEMKHTPDHPHKSAMPSKGRKRKVQVNEEVPSADGVQETKKTKVASGDMKVVIEHCNSURVYPRNAVALQKAIEEAHPSIPVELNPLKPRRNSFEVTFVNAAGTEISLWSGLKKGPPRKLKFPDTAVVLDALKGAL; encoded by the exons atggcgatGTTGTCtgtcgaacagcgggtgcgatgtgttcgccttttctcgATAACGGGCAGTGTTTCCGAGGTGCAACgcaggatgttggaggaatttggaCCGCCTGAAGTGCATAGGGACACGATCTCCCAAATAAACGAAATATTTGACCGGACTGGTAGCGCCAATCACCCGAATAATCCTGGACCATCGAAAAGCGTGCGAACTGACGATATaaagaattgtcttcgcgccgaactggaatcgtccccgcataaatcggAGTCATCCAGACAATTGTCTGCAAAGCTGAACATTGGTAAAACAAGTGTGCTGAGGATGTTGCATGAAATGAAACACACGCCCGACCATCCACATAAAT CTGCAATGCCTTCAAAAGGTCGCAAAAGGAAGGTACAGGTGAATGAGGAAGTGCCCTCTGCAGATGGAGTGCAAGAAACAAAGAAGACCAAAGTGGCATCAGGAGACATGAAGGTGGTTATTGAGCACTG CAATAGCTGACGAGTATATCCGCGCAATGCTGTTGCCCTGCAAAAGGCTATTGAAGAGGCACACCCCAGTATACCTGTGGAGTTAAACCCTCTCAAGCCTAGGCGAAAcagttttgaagttacatttgtGAATGCTGCTGGAACAG AAATAAGTTTATGGTCTGGCCTTAAGAAGGGTCCACCGCGCAAACTGAAATTTCCTGATACAGCAGTTGTCCTCGATGCTTTAAAAGGAGCACTTTAA